The Rhododendron vialii isolate Sample 1 chromosome 6a, ASM3025357v1 genome includes a window with the following:
- the LOC131328937 gene encoding glycine-rich cell wall structural protein-like isoform X2, translating to MGSKKTVFLGLLLATVLLITSEVTARDLAEASKDTTAEQTNGVEDAKYGGGGYPGGGYGGNRGGGYGGGPGGGGGYGGGPGGGYPGGGGGGFGGGPGGGYGGGPGGGYGGGPGGGYGGGPGGGNRGGRGGGPGGWN from the exons ATGGGTTCCAAAAAAACAGTCTTCCTAGGCCTTTTGTTGGCTACTGTTCTCCTCATTACCTCGGAGGTGACGGCAAGGGATTTAGCTGAGGCTTCCAAGGACACCA CTGCTGAACAGACAAATGGAGTTGAGGATGCCAAGTATGGTGGTGGAGGGTACCCAGGAGGCGGATATGGAGGAAACCGAGGCGGCGGATATGGAGGCGGCCCTGGCGGGGGTGGCGGGTATGGTGGAGGCCCTGGTGGTGGATATCCAGGTGGTGGCGGAGGAGGATTCGGTGGAGGCCCAGGTGGGGGTTATGGAG GCGGCCCAGGTGGGGGTTATGGAGGCGGTCCAGGCGGGGGATATGGAGGAGGCCCAGGAGGTGGAAATCGTGGTGGCCGTGGTGGTGGGCCTGGAGGATGGAACTAA
- the LOC131328935 gene encoding uncharacterized protein LOC131328935 isoform X2: MDHMLPRNQISFPSPSLTRPTRTNIRRIRQKERETQRKRGGGGGGGGGPMPTTTDPPIGATTTTTNSSAHHRLQRSPAHPFPFAQFFAPTQHRRTEAAKDEQVWRPKKGEGFVAEAIEMEVPTPPEVLNRPTAALPQSEFLTRQEVLKRAQATGQGVRRPLLVHDGECQIEVQGVLLGVRLPGEVSILHAHISSTVKNRG, from the exons ATGGACCACATGTTGCCACGTAACCAGATTAGtttcccctccccctctctcacACGACCCACGCGCACAAATATACGGCGGATTcgacagaaagagagagagacacagagaaagagaggaggaggaggaggaggaggaggaggaccaaTGCCGACCACCACCGACCCACCCATCGGAGCGACGACCACCACCACTAACAGTAGCGCGCACCACCGCCTCCAGCGATCACCGGCGCACCCCTTCCCTTTCGCCCAGTTTTTTGCCCCCACACAGCACAGACGAACAGAGGCAGCGAAAGACGAACAGGTTTGGAGACCGAAAAAGGGAGAG GGTTTCGTTGCGGAGGCGATCGAGATGGAGGTTCCAACGCCGCCG GAGGTCCTGAATCGGCCCACAGCCGCCTTGCCCCAGTCCGAGTTCTTGACCCGACAAGAGGTCCTAAAGCGCGCGCAAGCGACTGGCCAAGGTGTACGGAGACCATTACTGGTCCATGATGGAGAATGTCAAATTGAAGTTCAGGGAGTACTGCTGGGAGTACGGCTTCCAGGAGAAGTCTCTATTTTACATGCTCACATCAGCTCGACGGTGAAGAACAGAG GCTGA
- the LOC131328937 gene encoding uncharacterized protein LOC131328937 isoform X1 yields MGSKKTVFLGLLLATVLLITSEVTARDLAEASKDTTAEQTNGVEDAKYGGGGYPGGGYGGNRGGGYGGGPGGGGGYGGGPGGGYPGGGGGGFGGGPGGGYGGGPGGGYGGGPGGGYGGGPGGGYGGGPGGGYGGGPGGGNRGGRGGGPGGWN; encoded by the exons ATGGGTTCCAAAAAAACAGTCTTCCTAGGCCTTTTGTTGGCTACTGTTCTCCTCATTACCTCGGAGGTGACGGCAAGGGATTTAGCTGAGGCTTCCAAGGACACCA CTGCTGAACAGACAAATGGAGTTGAGGATGCCAAGTATGGTGGTGGAGGGTACCCAGGAGGCGGATATGGAGGAAACCGAGGCGGCGGATATGGAGGCGGCCCTGGCGGGGGTGGCGGGTATGGTGGAGGCCCTGGTGGTGGATATCCAGGTGGTGGCGGAGGAGGATTCGGTGGAGGCCCAGGTGGGGGTTATGGAGGCGGCCCAGGCGGGGGTTATGGAGGCGGTCCAGGCGGGGGATATGGAGGCGGCCCAGGTGGGGGTTATGGAGGCGGTCCAGGCGGGGGATATGGAGGAGGCCCAGGAGGTGGAAATCGTGGTGGCCGTGGTGGTGGGCCTGGAGGATGGAACTAA
- the LOC131328936 gene encoding glycine-rich RNA-binding protein 3, mitochondrial-like yields the protein MGSKKIVILGLFLAIALLITSEVTARDLAETTTSKETTESTEQTNGVEDAKYGGGGYPGGGYGGYRGGGYGGGPVGGYGGYPGGGYGGRLGGGYGGGYPGGGYGGGWRGGYGGYPGGGYGGSPGGGYGGFPGGGYGGSPGEGFGGGNRSSGSHGGWN from the exons atgggttccaaaaaaattgttatCCTAGGCCTTTTCCTGGCTATTGCTCTGCTCATTACCTCAGAGGTGACAGCCAGGGATTTGGCTGAGACTACCACCTCCAAGGAAACTA CTGAATCTACTGAACAGACAAATGGAGTGGAGGATGCCAAGTACGGTGGTGGAGGGTACCCAGGTGGCGGATATGGAGGATATCGAGGCGGTGGATATGGAGGAGGTCCAG ttGGCGGGTACGGTGGATATCCAGGTGGCGGATACGGTGGACGCCTTGGTGGTGGGTACGGTGGTGGATATCCAGGTGGCGGATATGGTGGAGGTTGGCGAGGAGGATACGGTGGATATCCAGGCGGTGGTTATGGAGGAAGCCCGGGTGGTGGATACGGTGGATTTCCAGGAGGCGGATACGGTGGAAGCCCAGGTGAAGGATTTGGAGGAGGAAATCGCAGTAGCGGCAGTCATGGAGGATGGAACTGA
- the LOC131328935 gene encoding uncharacterized protein LOC131328935 isoform X1 → MDHMLPRNQISFPSPSLTRPTRTNIRRIRQKERETQRKRGGGGGGGGGPMPTTTDPPIGATTTTTNSSAHHRLQRSPAHPFPFAQFFAPTQHRRTEAAKDEQVWRPKKGEGFVAEAIEMEVPTPPEVLNRPTAALPQSEFLTRQEVLKRAQATGQGVRRPLLVHDGECQIEVQGVLLGVRLPGEVSILHAHISSTVKNRGFPSFRFCVLLFIDYYFLFPCKFGSGVGVFFFKNILIVMERK, encoded by the exons ATGGACCACATGTTGCCACGTAACCAGATTAGtttcccctccccctctctcacACGACCCACGCGCACAAATATACGGCGGATTcgacagaaagagagagagacacagagaaagagaggaggaggaggaggaggaggaggaggaccaaTGCCGACCACCACCGACCCACCCATCGGAGCGACGACCACCACCACTAACAGTAGCGCGCACCACCGCCTCCAGCGATCACCGGCGCACCCCTTCCCTTTCGCCCAGTTTTTTGCCCCCACACAGCACAGACGAACAGAGGCAGCGAAAGACGAACAGGTTTGGAGACCGAAAAAGGGAGAG GGTTTCGTTGCGGAGGCGATCGAGATGGAGGTTCCAACGCCGCCG GAGGTCCTGAATCGGCCCACAGCCGCCTTGCCCCAGTCCGAGTTCTTGACCCGACAAGAGGTCCTAAAGCGCGCGCAAGCGACTGGCCAAGGTGTACGGAGACCATTACTGGTCCATGATGGAGAATGTCAAATTGAAGTTCAGGGAGTACTGCTGGGAGTACGGCTTCCAGGAGAAGTCTCTATTTTACATGCTCACATCAGCTCGACGGTGAAGAACAGAGGTTTTCCTTCTTTTCGTTTCTGCGTGCTTCTTTTCATCGATTATTATTTCCTTTTCCCTTGTAAGTTTGGTTCTGGagttggggttttttttttcaaaaatattttgattgtcatggagagaaaataa
- the LOC131328660 gene encoding uncharacterized protein LOC131328660 — MNPNMITRHAKAFPLSETLCLPLGASKNEQGGPHRRSGVVISEQGFSYVPERARIKKLAQDYRIRLATWNIETLTGKTKELVDTMLRRRISIAYLQKTKWVGEKAMEIEDTGYKLYYTGKDRHRNGVGIVVDKHLKDSVVTVTRKGDRIILVKFVIGESIVNIISAYAPQIGLDDFIKEQFWAQMDDVVQGIPFKEKLFIGGDFNGYVGVHKQWYEKVHSGFGFDDINKGGRRILDFAAAFDLIVGNTFYRKLDEHLIIFKSGANRSQINYFLARGTDRLTCKDCKVILGECLVAQHRLLVLDICLMRNNRRRKETRCPQTK, encoded by the coding sequence atgaatccaaatatgattACGAGACATGCTAAGGCGTTCCCTTTAAGCGAAACGTTGTGCCTGCCTTTGGGTGCTTCGAAAAATGAGCAAGGGGGGCCACACCGGCGCTCGGGTGTGGTGATAAGTGAGCAAGGGTTCTCGTACGTGCCTGAACGAGCGCGGATAAAAAAGCTAGCCCAGGACTATAGGATTCGTTTAGCAACTTGGAATATAGAGACATTAACGGGTAAGACGAAGGAGCTAGTTGACACCATGCTTAGGAGGAGGATTAGTATAGCTTACCTTCAGAAGACTAAGTGGGTAGGGGAGAAAGCTATGGAGATAGAGGACACAGGTTATAAGCTTTACTATACGGGTAAGGATAGACATAGAAATGGGGTAGGTATCGTAGTAGATAAACACTTGAAAGATTCGGTAGTTACGGTAACGAGAAAAGGAGATcggattattttagttaagTTTGTGATCGGAGAGAGTatagttaatattattagtgCTTACGCACCTCAAATAGGCTTGGATGATTTTATTAAAGAGCAATTCTGGGCGCAAATGGATGACGTGGTTCAAGGGATACCTTTTAAGGAGAAGTTATTTATAGGAGGCGATTTCAATGGTTATGTGGGAGTGCATAAGCAATGGTATGAAAAGGTACATAGTGGCTTTGGATTTGATGACATTAACAAAGGTGGTAGGAGGATTTTAGATTTCGCGGCAGCTTTTGACCTTATAGTTGGGAATACTTTCTATAGGAAGCTAGATGagcatttaattatttttaagagTGGAGCCAATAGAAGCCAAATCAACTATTTTCTTGCTCGAGGGACAGACCGCTTGACATGTAAGGATTGTAAGGTTATTCTCGGAGAGTGTCTAGTAGCACAACATAGACTTTTAGTGTTAGATATTTGTCTCATGAGGAATaatagaaggagaaaggaaactagATGCCCACAGACTAAATAG